Within the Corynebacterium tuberculostearicum genome, the region TCGCGAGCTCCGCTGCGGCGAGCATCTCATGATCTTCGCGCGAGCTGCGTTCGGTGATGGCAAAGTTGAAGCGGGTGACGCCGTGTTTGGACAGCTTCACCTTGCGGGGGACCAAGCCCAATGGTTGAGGGGAATAATGCAGCAGGGTATCGGCCGTAGAACCAGCAAAGAAACGGCCCTTCGGCGCCGCCTGGTTGGGGCCTAAGATGATGAGGTCTGCCTGGAATTTCTTGGCCATCTCCGTCAGTAGGTGGGGGCGCGAAGGCCCGTCGACCAAGAGGGAAGGCTTGTCATCCCAGCAGCTGCGGGGTACGCCGGCTTCATCGAGGGCGGCATGGGTAGCGGCCGCGCAGGCCTCCTTTTGTGCTTTAAACCATTTCTTATATTTTCCGCCCAGCTTGGTGAAGGAAGTAGTAGTCCACGGCTGGAACACGGTAGAGATGACGCGTACTTGGATATCTGCGGTGCGGGAGAGCCACGCGGCACAATCTAGAGCCTCGGTGCCGGAGGAAGAAGGGCTCCAAGAAATAAGAATGCGAAGGGGTTTATCGGCCGAGCCCTTGCTCAAGGCCGGCAGATGCCCATCGGAAGAATCAGTTGCCATACGGAGTGAACTAGTGAGAGATTACGGTTTTCGTTTTTTCAATTATCACGTTAAGCCCACGAAAAATGAAATCACCGCGGGCAAAACTAGCGCTGTTCGCCGTGCATTGTGGGGCGATAGACATCAGCCAGCTTGGAGATGACGGTGGCAACGTCGTTCGCGGTCTCCAAATCCTTCGGCTCGAGCCACCGCATGATCTCTGCTAGGGCGGAGGCGCGCTGCTGCGAGACGATGGCTAGTTCGGATTCGCCTAGTTGCGTCAGCGCTACCAAGACGCCGCGGCGGTCCTCTTCATCGCGGTGGCGTTCCACGTAGCCGCGGCGCTCTAGCTGATAGAGCGCGTTGGAGGCGGTGGGCATGCGGATAAGTTCTGCCTGCGCGATGGTGGAAACGCGGGACGGTCCGCGCATACGCAGCTGGTTCATGATGGACACCTGCGAGGTGGTCAATGAAGAGCCTTCCGCCGTGCGCTGGAAAATAAGAATGAGCTTATTGAGCGACGGCTGGATGGAACGCGCGACCTCGACAGCATCCTCGTACGTAGACGGGGATTGAGCGGGGCCCTTCTCCTCATGTTGCTGCGTCATAGAAAACGATTGTATAGCCCGTTTTCCCTGCGCGGTAGTTCGGAAGTTAAAAAATTAGTTTCCGGCAATAAAGTCTTCTAGCTCGGCGCGCGCCACGTCATCGGCCTTTTGCACCGGCGGGGATTTCATCAAGTAGGACGAGGCAGCCAGTACCGGGCCCGCCACCCCGCGATCGAGAGCAATCTTGGCGGCGCGCACGGCATCAATGATGATGCCGGCGGAGTTTGGCGAGTCCCAGACCTCCAGCTTGTACTCCAAGTTCAGCGGTACTTCGCCGAAGGCGGAACCCTCTAAGCGGACATAGGCCCACTTACGGTCATCAAGCCATTCCACGTAATCGGAAGGTCCGATGTGGACGTTGCGGTCCTCCCGCTTGCCGGCGATGGGTGAGTTGTGCAGGTTAGAGGTTACGGCCTGCGTCTTGGAGATCTTTTTGGATTCGAGGCGCTCGCGCTCGAGCATATTCTTAAAATCCATATTGCCGCCTACATTGAGCTGCATGGTGCGCTCCAAACGCACGCCGCGATCTTCAAAAAGCTTCGCCATGACGCGGTGAGTAATGGTCGCGCCCACCTGGGACTTAATATCATCGCCCACGATGGGCAGCCCGGCGTCTTCGAATTTCTTCGCCCATACCGGATCAGAGGCAATAAAGACCGGCAAGGCATTGACAAAGGCGCAGCCGGCATCGATGGCCGCCTGGGCGTAGAACTTATTCGCTTCTTCAGAGCCCACCGGTAGGTAGGAGACTACGACGTCGGCGCCGGACTGGCGGAGTGTGGCGGGGACGTCGGCAAGCGGGGCTTCCGATTCCGCGATGGATTCTTGGTAGTACCGGCCGAGGCCGTCCAGGGTAGGACCGCGCTGCACGGTAACGCCCAGCTCAGGGACGTCGGTAATGGAAATGGTGCAATTGCGGGAGCTGCGCGTAGCCTCCGCCAGATCCTTGCCCACCTTGTCCGCATCCACGTCGAAGGCGGCAACGAATTCCACATCGCCTACGTGGTACGGGCCAAACTGGGCGTGCATCAAACCGGGAATATCTGCATCGGCCGCGGCGTTGCGATAAAACTCCACGCCTTCAATGAGGGACGTGGCGCAGTTGCCGACGCCCACGATGGCGACCTTTACTTTTTCGGACACGGTCTACTCCTTTAACTCCATGAGTTGTGGCTGTCAGTGACTGCGCAAGAGTAAGCCGAAAATTATGCCCTACGGTGGCATAACGCCATGTGGATCGATCAAGAAGAGGTAATTAGGATGATCCGGGTGAATTCCGTTGCCTATAAGCACGTGCTCTCCCATGAGTGGGAGCGCGCCCACCACTTGCGCGAATTTCGCGCCGGGCAGCTCACGCGGGAGGACGTGTGCGATGCTGACTTTTTGCTGCGCGCCGCAGCTGAGCACCACGGGCGCACCATGGATAAGGAATGCCCCGTGTGCGGCGAGCCTTTGCGGCTCACGCGCTGGGTCTATGGCGAGAACCTCGGCCGTCGCGCCGGGAGCGCCCGCAGTGAGAAAGAAATAGCGGAGTTTGTAGCTGAGGGCTTGGAGTTTACGGTGCACGAGGTGGAGGTATGCCGCCAGTGCCGGTGGAACCACTTGTTGCGTTCTGCTACTGCATTTAACGCGTGTTAGTTTCCAGCGCACCGCCTTAGGCAGTAAGCTGCAATTATTTAGTTTGTGATCAGGGATGAATGAGGACACGAATCAGTGACCGAGAAGGAATCTACCGGCAAGTCCACTAAGGTGGCTCGCCCCAGCAAAAAGCAGGCGACAAAGAAGCGCCGCATCTGGCCGTGGGTCGTTTTGGCGTTCCTACTGGTCTTTGTAGCACTGCCCGCAGGACTTTTTGCCTACGCATACTCGCAATACTCCGTTCCGGAGCCGAAGGACCTAGCCAATAACCAGGTCTCCACCATCTATGCGGGTGATAATCAGACCCAGCTCGCCCGCTTGGTGCCGCCGGAAGGCAACCGCACCCACGTGCAGCTGGATGAAATCCCGGAATACGTGCAGGACTCCGTGCTGGCCGCGGAGGACCGTGACTTTTGGGATAACTCCGGCTTCTCCTTCACCGGCCTCGGCCGCGCCGTGGTTGGTAAGGTAACCGGCAATGAAGATGCTGGCGGCGGTTCCACCATTACCCAGCAGTATGTGAAAAACACGCTGGTGGGTAACGAATACTCCTACGTGCGCAAGATTCGCGAGCTCATCTACTCGGTGAAGATGACCAATGAGTGGGATAAGGAGGATATTCTCAATGCCTACCTCAACACCGTGTACTTCGGCCGCAATGCCTACGGCATCCAGGCGGCATCCAACGCCTACTTTGATAAGGACGCCAAGGACCTCACTCCGGAGGAAGGCGCCATGCTCGCCGGCCTCATTCAGTCCCCGTCCGGCCTCGACCCGCGCGTGAACCAGGAGGGCTCCGAGGACCGCTGGAACTACGTCCTTGATGGCTTGGTAGACATGGGTGACCTCACCCAGGAACAGCGCGATGGCATGGTCTTCCCAGAGACCCGCGACCCAGCTGAGTACTCTGCCTACACCGAAGCCCCAGGCGCTAATGGCCACATCAAGGATCAGGTCATCCGCGAACTGGAAGAGGTAGGCATCACCGAAAACGAGGTGTCCACCGGCGGCCTGCGCATCACCACCACCATCGACATGAATGTGCAAAACAACACCATTCAGGCAGTCGATGACCAGATGGCTCCGCTGCAAGAGGATGCGCGTGCGGCTTCCGTGACCATCGATCCGAAGACCGGTGCGGTCCGCGGATACTTTGGCGGCCACGATTCCAATGGTTGGGACTACGCCAACTCCCCGCTGCAGACCGGTTCTACTTTCAAGATCATGACCCTTGCGGCCGCCTTGCAGCAGGGCATCAGCCTAGATACCAATTACTCGTCCGCTCCGTACCAGCTGCCTGGCTCGGATGTTGTCACCAACGTGGGCGGCGGCTGCGGCGTGTGCAACCTGCGCGAGGCTACCAAGCAATCCCTGAATACCTCCTTCCTTCGCCTGCAGGAAGACCTCAAGAACGGCACGCAGGACACCGCAGATATGGCGCACGCCCTTGGCGTGGCTAAGTCCCTGCCGGGCATTGAAAAGACGCTGACGGAAAACGGCAAGCAGCCATTCGAAGGCATTGTTCTGGGCCAGTACCAGTCCCGCCCGCTCGATATGGCCACCGCAATGTCCACCCTGGCTAACCAGGGCGTGTGGCATAACCCGCACTTTGTGCAGCGCGTAGAAAACGCTGCCGGCGAAGTGCTGTACGAGCACCCCGAAGACGAGGGCGAGCGCCGCGTATCGTCCAACGTGGCTAATAACGTCATCGAAGCCATGGAGCCGGTGGCCGCATGGTCTAATGGCGCTCTTGCCGGTGGCCGTGTTTCCGCCTCAAAGACCGGCACCACTCAGATGGGCGATACCGGAAATAACAAGGATGCCTGGATGGTCGGTGCCACCCCGCAGCTGGCTACCGCCGTGTGGGTAGGTACCGCGGACAACACCTCCGCCATCTTCGATCAGTACGGCGGCATCATGTACGGCGCCGGCGCGCCAACCAAGATTTGGAAGGCCGTGCTGGACAACTCCCTGGCCAACTCCGAATTCCAAAACTTCCCGGCTGCCTATCCGCTGGGATTCGGCAACATGGGCGCCGGAACGGCTGCTCCGGCCTATGACCCGAGCTGGGATAGCGGCGCTGGCGATACCCAGGACTACGAGGCCCCTGCCGAGCAAGCAGCTCCGGAAGAGGAAACCAAGCCGGCTCAGCCGGAGAACAAGCCGGAGAGCCCGAAGCCTGCCCCGAAACCGCAACGCGGCAATGGCAATAGCGGCAATGGTGGCAATAGCGGTAATAGCAACCAGGCACCGGCCCAGCCAGAGGCGCCGTCGTTGGATGACCTCATCGGCCCCGATAGCGACTTGGCAGACCTCCTAGGGTAGGCGGCAGTGACAGCGAATCCGCACCAGCGCATTCCCGCCTCCTCAGAACCCTTGGCCCGCGGGGTAATTGAATTCCTCGGCGGGCCAAGGGGCCGTTTTGCCGGTGTACGCCGCACCCAGTGGTGGACCCCGCTGCGCGCCATAATCGCCGTCGGCTGGGTTTTCCTGGCGTGCGGATTCCTCTCGAAGGCTAATTGCGCCGGCGGCACCC harbors:
- a CDS encoding MarR family winged helix-turn-helix transcriptional regulator, with translation MTQQHEEKGPAQSPSTYEDAVEVARSIQPSLNKLILIFQRTAEGSSLTTSQVSIMNQLRMRGPSRVSTIAQAELIRMPTASNALYQLERRGYVERHRDEEDRRGVLVALTQLGESELAIVSQQRASALAEIMRWLEPKDLETANDVATVISKLADVYRPTMHGEQR
- a CDS encoding inositol-3-phosphate synthase, giving the protein MSEKVKVAIVGVGNCATSLIEGVEFYRNAAADADIPGLMHAQFGPYHVGDVEFVAAFDVDADKVGKDLAEATRSSRNCTISITDVPELGVTVQRGPTLDGLGRYYQESIAESEAPLADVPATLRQSGADVVVSYLPVGSEEANKFYAQAAIDAGCAFVNALPVFIASDPVWAKKFEDAGLPIVGDDIKSQVGATITHRVMAKLFEDRGVRLERTMQLNVGGNMDFKNMLERERLESKKISKTQAVTSNLHNSPIAGKREDRNVHIGPSDYVEWLDDRKWAYVRLEGSAFGEVPLNLEYKLEVWDSPNSAGIIIDAVRAAKIALDRGVAGPVLAASSYLMKSPPVQKADDVARAELEDFIAGN
- a CDS encoding DUF5318 family protein; the protein is MIRVNSVAYKHVLSHEWERAHHLREFRAGQLTREDVCDADFLLRAAAEHHGRTMDKECPVCGEPLRLTRWVYGENLGRRAGSARSEKEIAEFVAEGLEFTVHEVEVCRQCRWNHLLRSATAFNAC
- a CDS encoding universal stress protein; the protein is MATDSSDGHLPALSKGSADKPLRILISWSPSSSGTEALDCAAWLSRTADIQVRVISTVFQPWTTTSFTKLGGKYKKWFKAQKEACAAATHAALDEAGVPRSCWDDKPSLLVDGPSRPHLLTEMAKKFQADLIILGPNQAAPKGRFFAGSTADTLLHYSPQPLGLVPRKVKLSKHGVTRFNFAITERSSREDHEMLAAAELANRWNLPLRLLVFSAKGLLNTPSKDKHDMALKLAAEWLEDSLAMLDRARDSIQEKFPDLDVTSEIGSGAGWGGAVDSLKWKKGDLMLMASTPQGPIARVFLGSTATELLPHIRVPILVHPSCG
- a CDS encoding transglycosylase domain-containing protein codes for the protein MTEKESTGKSTKVARPSKKQATKKRRIWPWVVLAFLLVFVALPAGLFAYAYSQYSVPEPKDLANNQVSTIYAGDNQTQLARLVPPEGNRTHVQLDEIPEYVQDSVLAAEDRDFWDNSGFSFTGLGRAVVGKVTGNEDAGGGSTITQQYVKNTLVGNEYSYVRKIRELIYSVKMTNEWDKEDILNAYLNTVYFGRNAYGIQAASNAYFDKDAKDLTPEEGAMLAGLIQSPSGLDPRVNQEGSEDRWNYVLDGLVDMGDLTQEQRDGMVFPETRDPAEYSAYTEAPGANGHIKDQVIRELEEVGITENEVSTGGLRITTTIDMNVQNNTIQAVDDQMAPLQEDARAASVTIDPKTGAVRGYFGGHDSNGWDYANSPLQTGSTFKIMTLAAALQQGISLDTNYSSAPYQLPGSDVVTNVGGGCGVCNLREATKQSLNTSFLRLQEDLKNGTQDTADMAHALGVAKSLPGIEKTLTENGKQPFEGIVLGQYQSRPLDMATAMSTLANQGVWHNPHFVQRVENAAGEVLYEHPEDEGERRVSSNVANNVIEAMEPVAAWSNGALAGGRVSASKTGTTQMGDTGNNKDAWMVGATPQLATAVWVGTADNTSAIFDQYGGIMYGAGAPTKIWKAVLDNSLANSEFQNFPAAYPLGFGNMGAGTAAPAYDPSWDSGAGDTQDYEAPAEQAAPEEETKPAQPENKPESPKPAPKPQRGNGNSGNGGNSGNSNQAPAQPEAPSLDDLIGPDSDLADLLG